From Streptomyces sp. SAI-135:
GCACCAGCACGGACCACAGGGTCCAGACCGAGAACCCGATGTGCTCGGAGAGCACGGAGAAGAGCAGGTTCCGCTTGGCGACCTTCTCGCCGGTCTCCTTCCAGAAGGTCTCGTCCTCCGGATCCCACTGCTGGATCCAGCGACCGCCCCTGCTCGGGGGTGCGGGGGCTGTACTAGGGGCTGTCATGACGCCTCCACGGTGCGACGGGGCTCGGGTCCTGCTGCGAGTGACTGAGCCCGAAGTTAGGGAGAGCGCGTTTCCTGCCTGTGTTTCCTCGGATGACCGGAAAGGAACTTTGCTCTCACCCCGGGGCAGGCCGGGATGAGAGGTCGTGGAGCCCTTGTGTTACGGAAAGCTCCGCTGCGGTCACTCCGGAGGTGAGAACCGGTGCCTGCTCAGGCAGCCGCCCTTGAAGCCGCTCCGTGCGGCCGGGACGCGCTCGCGGGCGTCCGGGCCGAAGCCGATCCACTTGCCTTGCGAGATCGCCTCGAACTCGGTCAGGCCCGGTGCCCGGCGCTCACCCGCGGCTTCGCGCGCCCTCGCTTCACCCCGTTCGGCCACAGTCTGGGGCTCCTCTTCGCCGCCAGGTCCTCGATCCACCCGAACGTCAGGATCGCCAGCCCGATCAGCGGCCACACCAGGAAGAACATCCACAGCGTGTCCGTCGAGTCGAGGGCCGCGACCGCGCGGTCGCTCTGCATGAAGGGCAGGTCGTAGGCGAGGTCGATGATCGGGACCGTGGCCATGATGAGCATGTTGTGCCAGAGGTAGATCGTGACGGCACGGTTGTTGGAGAGGGTCACCAGCTTGTCCCAGCGTGCCAGGCGGCCCGGAAGTTCCTGCCAGGACGGGGAGTACTGGAGCAGGATGACCACGAAACCGAAGGACCAGGCCGCCTGGGCGAGCGGGATGTCGTTCAGGTCCCAGCCCTCGGGGCCGAGGTGGCCGGAGGCCCACCACAGGGCGAAGGACATCACCAGGAACGACCCGGAGACCGCGAGATAGCGCGGGACCTTCGCCAGCACCCCCTCGTGGTGCGCGAAACCGAGGACCCAGCAACTGCCGTAGACCGCGAAGTCGGTGACCGCGTTGCCCAGTTCACCGGGGATGGTCACGAGTCCCGTGCCCACGACCGCCGTCAGCGCCAGCGGTGCCAGCAGCGTCGCCCACGGCACCCTGCGGAACGCCCACAGCAGCAGCGGGGACGCCAGCACGAACCACAGATACGCGCGGAGGTACCACAGCGGGCCCACCGCCTGGTCCGCCCACGTGCTCTCCAGCAGGTCGTTCGGGAAGCCGACCTCCCACGGGTACGGCGGCGCCCCGATCGGGACGACGTAGTTCACCAGCTCCAGCAGGCCCCAGGTGCCGCTGTGGTCCGGGTCCTCCGAGAGCTTCCAGCCGCCGACGAACATCAACGGCAGTACCACCGCGCTGAACGCCCAGAGCGGAGGCAGGAGGCGGCGGATCCTGCCCCTGATCACGCTCAGGGCGGAGCGGTTCAGCGAACGCGCCATCAGCGAGCCCGCCAGCGCGAACATCACGCCCATCGACGGGAACAGCACGGTCAGCCACGCCCAGCCGAAGAGGTGGTAGAGGACGACGCGGACCAGCGCGAGGGAGCGGAGGAGGTCCAGGTACCGGTCCCGGCCGGGCTTCCTCGCATCCGCCTCGGGCGCCGGAACATCAAGCCCCGCTGTGTACTCCTGCGTCATCCGACCGGCCTCCGCTCGTCGCTCTCACTGCCTGTCCGCTGCCTCGGCACCGGTCCGCCCGGTGCCTCGACGACTCCCGTGCGGCGCAGCTTCTGCCAGCGCAGGCGGCCCCCGGTGAGGGCGGTGATCCAGGACTGGAGCAGCACGACGTACATGAGCTGGCGGTAGAGGATCTGCTGCAACGGCAGCGAGATCAGGTGGGTCATGCGCTCCCGGTCGAGGCGGAACGCGTAGGCGGCGCAGACCAGTTGGATGGCGAGGACGCCCAGCCAGGCCAGGATCGTCTTCTCGGTCGGGCCGAACACGACGCCGTAGAGCAGGAACACGTCGATCAGGGGGGCCAGCAGGGGGGCCACGACCATGAACAGCGAGACCAAGGGGAGACCCACGCGGCCGAAGCGGCCCGACGGGCCCCGCTCCACCAGCGCGCGCCGGTGCTTCCAGATGGCCTGCATGGTGCCGTACGACCACCGGTAGCGCTGGGACCAGAGCTGCTGGACGGACTCCGGTGCCTCCGTCCAGGCGCGCGCCTTCTCGGCGTAGACCACGCGCCAGCCGTCCCGGTGCATGGCCATGGTGATGTCGGTGTCCTCGGCGAGGGTGTCCTCGCTCATGCCGCCGACGCGTTCCAGGGCGGAGCGCCGGAAGGCTCCCACCGCGCCCGGGATCGTCGGCATGCAGCGCAGAACGTCGTACATCCGCCGGTCGAGGTTGAAGCCCATCACGTACTCGATGTGCTGCCAGGCGCCGATCAGCGAGTCCCGGTTGCCGACCTTGGCGTTGCCGGCGACGGCTCCGACGCGCGGGTCGCCGAAGGGCTGGACCAGTTCGCGGACGGTGGACGGCTCGAAGACGGTGTCGCCGTCCATCATCACGATGATGTCGTGACGGGCGTTCGCCAGACCGCGGTTCAGGGCGGCGGGCTTGCCCGCGTTGAGCTGGCGGACGACCCGGACGTTCGGCAGGCCCATCGCCTCGACGATCCGGGCGGTGCCGTCACTGGAACCGTCGTCGATGACGAGCACCTCGATGGGGTGCTCGCTCGCCATCAGGGAACGGACGGTGTTCTCGATGCACTTGGCCTCGTTGTAGGCCGGGACGAGCACCGACACCGGCTGAGTGACCGGCTCTCCCCAGCGGAAGTCCTTGCGGCGCACCCGGCGGGCGTGGATGCCGGAGAGCAGCAGCATGAGGACGAAACGGCCGATGACCAGGGAGCCGATGATCGACAGTCCGACGACGAGGAAGTCGGTGATGTGCTCGGATGCCTGGACCAGGAAGATCCACGCCTTGCCCTTCCACAGTTCGGGTCCGGCGACCGCGGTGTGCGCGGTGGGCGCGTCGAGGGCCTCGGTGAGGTTGTCGAACTCGTAGCCCTTGTCCGCCATGTCGGGCAGGAACCGGTCGAGCGCCTGGACCGTCTGGTGGCGGTCGCCGCCGGAGTCGTGCATCAGCACGATCGCGCCCTTGCCGTTCTTCGGCGTGGCGTTGCTGATGATCTTTCCGACTCCGGGCTTCTGCCAGTCCTCGCTGTCGGTGTTGTTGACGACGGTGATGTAGCCGCGGGTGCCGATGTACTCGGTGACCGGCCAGGACTTGTTGTCCATGGCGTCGGCGAAGGAGGAGTAGGGCGGCCGGAAGAGCGAGGTGCGGATACCGGCCGCGCCGGCGAGCGCGAGTTGGTTCTGGGAGAGCTCCCAGTCGATGCGCTTCTTCGACTGGAAGGACAGGTCGGGGTGGTTGAAGGTGTGCAGCCCGATCTCGTGGCCCTCGTCGACCATGCGCTGGACCAGGTCGGGGTAGCGGGAGGCCATGGTGCCGGTGACGAAGAAGACCGCGTGTGCGTGGTGCTTCTTCAGGACGTCCAGGACCTTGGGGGTCCAGGTGGGGTCGGGACCGTCGTCGAAGGTGAGGACGATCCGGTGGTCGGGCATCCTCAGGCTGGTGGCCTTGCCGCTGCGGGTGTCGATCACCGGGCCGCCGTCGATGATCTTCTCCGGCACCTTGTCGGAGGAGGCCTCGGGCTGGATGCGGTGGTCGGCGAGGATCTCGCTGTGGACGTAGCCGCGCAGCATCAGCATCGCCATGAGCGCGACGAGGACGAGCACGGGCAGCAGCAGGCGCATGGGCAGGCGACGGCGCCTGGAGGCACCGGGGGCTCCTGGTGCGGCCCCCGGGCGGCGGGTGCGGGATGCCATCAGAGGATGTACTCCGGGGACGGGGAGGAGAGCGGGGCGTCGGAGGGTGCCGGGGCGGAGGTGCCGGGCGCGGATGTCCGGGACGTCTCCGACGCGATGGGCGAGGGGTCGGCCGGGCCGTCGGCGACCGTGCCGGGTCCGGCGCTGCCACCGCCCGTGGTCTGGGTCGGGGCGACCGAGGGGTCGGGGCTGGTGGTGGCGGGCGGGGTGATCGAGGCGCTGGGCGGCGGGGTGACCGACTGCGTCGGCTGGGTCGACGGATCGGCGCTGGCCGACGGGTTGCCGCCCGGTCGGCCGGCGGTGGCCGACGGGTCGGCGGACGTGCCCGGCCCGGCCTGGCTCACGCCGGCGGCGGGCGCGGTGCCACTGACTCCGGGAGCCGGTGTCACCCCGCCGCCGACCGTCGGGGTGGTCCCGGGGATCACCCCCGCGTCGGCGGAGGGCTCGGTGGACTCGGCCGGCATCGGACTGGTGTCGACCTGGCCGGCCGGGGCGTCGTCCTTCGGGCCGTTCACGGGGAGCCAGGGCGCGTTGGAGTTGCCGGACAGCAGGGTGACGACGATGACGACGGCGTAGACCGCGCAGGCCAGTCCGACGGCGATGCCGATCCGGCGGAAGCGTCGGCTGCGCCGGCCCGACTCGTCGACGAAGACGGGGCCCTCGGACTCGGATCCGCCGTCGCCTCCGGGACGGCCCTCGATACGGTCGTGGCCGTTCAGGCTGATCGCGTCGAGCTGGACGGTCACCTCGTGCGGGTCGTGGGTGCCGCCGTCAGCGCTGCCGGACTCGTCCCAGGGATCGCGTACGACGGCTCGGCGGCCGGGCGGCTCGGGGAGGTCCCCGTCGCGGTCGGCTGTCGGGGCTCCCGGGAAGTCCGGGTCGTCGCTCTGCCCGGCCGTTCCGGCGAAGCCGGCGAAGGCGGCCGCACCCGCTGTCCCTACCGCTCCCGCCTGTTCGGTGCCGGTCGAGCCGGTCGTACCGGTCGTACCGGTCGCACCGGTCGCACCGGTCGAGCCGGGGTCTCCGGTTTCCGGGAACGTCTGGGTGGAACCCCCCGTCAGGGATATGTCCTGGGTGCCTGATGCAACCTCGGGCCATTCCGGTTGGGCGTCTTCCCGCCACTTTTTCACGCGCACGCACATCCCCCACGGGCTGATCTGGGCGCGCATTCGACCTTGAGCACACGTCGGCTGAACCGAGCCCCCACCCGGTCCGAGCGCCCCCCTTACCACACCGTGCTCAGGTCACGAATGTAGCGCACACGGAGGATGTGTGTTTGCCACGTGTCATTTGTGGATGTTCATATCGGCCTCATCGGTGGCTGGAATCCATCCATCGGAGGGCCGACGAAGCCAGCCATGTTCGACGGACAGTTCGATCGCGGCACGGCGGAGGGCGTCGAAGGCCGGATGCACCAAGCCCCTGCGCCACACCAACGACACGGGCGACAGCGGTACCGGGTCGACCAGCGGACGCAGCACGGTGGCGGGCATGGCCGGAAAATCCAGGACGGCGAGAACCGGGTTGCGGGTCTTCGCCATGATCCGCTGGAACTCCTCGTCGCCGACCGCGAGCGGGGCCGGCGGGGCGATCCGGATGCCCCGTCCTTCGAACAGCCGACGAGCGAGATCGGTCCATTCCGGAGTGCGCGGATTTCCGGCCCCCGCGTACACGGTCTCGCCCTCCAGAGCGGCCAGCGGTACCCGTTCCAGGGCGGCCAGCCGATGGTCCTCGGGCAGTACTACGGCCATGGGCTCGTAGCGCACGGGCTGGTGGTCCAGGCCCGCCCGCAGCGCCGGGTCCAGACCGGCGAACCGGCCGAAGGACGCGTCGAGGCGACCGGCCAGCAGCTCCCCCGCCGCACCCGTCAGCCCGCTCTCGTAGCGGGCCATCAGCTCCTGG
This genomic window contains:
- a CDS encoding acyltransferase yields the protein MTQEYTAGLDVPAPEADARKPGRDRYLDLLRSLALVRVVLYHLFGWAWLTVLFPSMGVMFALAGSLMARSLNRSALSVIRGRIRRLLPPLWAFSAVVLPLMFVGGWKLSEDPDHSGTWGLLELVNYVVPIGAPPYPWEVGFPNDLLESTWADQAVGPLWYLRAYLWFVLASPLLLWAFRRVPWATLLAPLALTAVVGTGLVTIPGELGNAVTDFAVYGSCWVLGFAHHEGVLAKVPRYLAVSGSFLVMSFALWWASGHLGPEGWDLNDIPLAQAAWSFGFVVILLQYSPSWQELPGRLARWDKLVTLSNNRAVTIYLWHNMLIMATVPIIDLAYDLPFMQSDRAVAALDSTDTLWMFFLVWPLIGLAILTFGWIEDLAAKRSPRLWPNGVKRGRAKPRVSAGHRA
- a CDS encoding glycosyltransferase → MASRTRRPGAAPGAPGASRRRRLPMRLLLPVLVLVALMAMLMLRGYVHSEILADHRIQPEASSDKVPEKIIDGGPVIDTRSGKATSLRMPDHRIVLTFDDGPDPTWTPKVLDVLKKHHAHAVFFVTGTMASRYPDLVQRMVDEGHEIGLHTFNHPDLSFQSKKRIDWELSQNQLALAGAAGIRTSLFRPPYSSFADAMDNKSWPVTEYIGTRGYITVVNNTDSEDWQKPGVGKIISNATPKNGKGAIVLMHDSGGDRHQTVQALDRFLPDMADKGYEFDNLTEALDAPTAHTAVAGPELWKGKAWIFLVQASEHITDFLVVGLSIIGSLVIGRFVLMLLLSGIHARRVRRKDFRWGEPVTQPVSVLVPAYNEAKCIENTVRSLMASEHPIEVLVIDDGSSDGTARIVEAMGLPNVRVVRQLNAGKPAALNRGLANARHDIIVMMDGDTVFEPSTVRELVQPFGDPRVGAVAGNAKVGNRDSLIGAWQHIEYVMGFNLDRRMYDVLRCMPTIPGAVGAFRRSALERVGGMSEDTLAEDTDITMAMHRDGWRVVYAEKARAWTEAPESVQQLWSQRYRWSYGTMQAIWKHRRALVERGPSGRFGRVGLPLVSLFMVVAPLLAPLIDVFLLYGVVFGPTEKTILAWLGVLAIQLVCAAYAFRLDRERMTHLISLPLQQILYRQLMYVVLLQSWITALTGGRLRWQKLRRTGVVEAPGGPVPRQRTGSESDERRPVG
- a CDS encoding LysR family transcriptional regulator, with protein sequence MSAPRPSPGPRPHHLDPRLLRAFLVVAEELHFTRAAARLYVAQQALSRDVRRLERELGTELFVRTTRQVTLTVDGERLVPYARRALDAQDELLAALSQARPLLVDLNFPDQATARAVLLRARELAPDQELMARYESGLTGAAGELLAGRLDASFGRFAGLDPALRAGLDHQPVRYEPMAVVLPEDHRLAALERVPLAALEGETVYAGAGNPRTPEWTDLARRLFEGRGIRIAPPAPLAVGDEEFQRIMAKTRNPVLAVLDFPAMPATVLRPLVDPVPLSPVSLVWRRGLVHPAFDALRRAAIELSVEHGWLRRPSDGWIPATDEADMNIHK